Genomic DNA from Microbacterium neungamense:
ACCGCCAGGGTCTGCTTGTCGGGGTCGACGAGGATGACGCTGGCGAGCACGAACTCGCTGCAGGTGCCGATGAAGCTGAGCAGCCCGACCACGGCGAGGATCGGCGCGACCAGTCGAAGGATGATGGTGAAGAAGATGCGGGCGTGCCCGGCGCCGTCGATCTTCGCGGCCTCGTCGATGGATGCCGGGACGGTGTTGAAGAACCCGTACATGAGGTAGGTGTTCGCCCCGAGCGCGCCGCCCAGGTACACCATGATGAGCCCGATCTGCGTGTTCAGCCCGATCGCCGGGAAGATGTCGCTGATGGTCACCATGAGCAGGAAGATCGCGACCATCGCCAGCATCTGCGGGAACATCTGCACGACGAGCAGAGCGGTCAGGCTGAACCGGCGGCCGGTGAAGCGCATCCGCGAGAAGCAGTACGCCGCGAGCGCGCCCAGCAGCACCGTGAAGAACGCGGTGACCAGGCCGATCACGAGCGTGTTCACGAACCACGCCCCGTACGGGTGGGTCTCGTTCTGGAACAGGGTGAGGTAGCTCTCCAGGCTCACCCTGCTGAACAGCGAGTTCGCGGTGAGCAGGGTGCCGCCCGGGTTGAGCGAGGCGCTGAACACGTACAGCAGCGGGAACAGGGCGAACACCGTCGCCAGCACCCCCACGATGTGGCGCCAGCCGGTCTCCCGGAAGTACTTGCGGAACGGGCGGCGGGGCTCGCGGCCCTCGCCGCGCACCCCGGCCTCGGCCGTGACGATCGCGCCCGTGGAGGGCGCCGCGGTCTGCGTGGTCATGTCAGTTCAGATCCTCCAGGGCCTTGGTGCGCCGGAACGCGAGGACCGAGATGGTCGCGACGAGGATGAAGATGATGATCGAGAAGGCGCTGGCCAGACCGTAGTCGGCGCTGGATCCGACGAAGGCGACCTTGTACACCATGGTGATGAGGATGTCCGTGGCGCCCACGTTCACGCCCGCGGTGACGTCGCGCGGACCGCCGCCGGTGAGCATGTAGATCAGGCTGAAGTTGTTGAAGTTGAAGGCGAACGAGGAGATCAGCAGCGGGGCGACCGCCACCAGCAGCAACGGCAGCTTGATCGAGCGGAACACCTGCCAGGCGCTCGCGCCGTCGACGCGCGCGGCCTCCTGCACGTCCTCGGGGATCGACTGCAGCGCGCCCGTGCAGATGAGGAACATGTACGGGAAGCCGAGCCACAGGTTGACCAGGATGATGCTGGCCTTGGCCAGCCACTCGTTGGTGAGCCACGGGATGTCGGCGCCGCCGAAGAGGACGACGTTGAGGAACCCGAACTCCTGGTTCATCATGCCCGCCCAGACCAGCGCCGAGAGGAAGCCGGGGAAGGCGTAGGGCAGGATCATCAGCACCCGGTAGTACTTCTTCGACTTCATCCGCGGGTCGTTGAACACGATCGCCAGGAACAGGCCGAGGGCGAAGCAGGTGAGCACGGACAGCAGCGCGAACGCGAAGGTCCAGACCAGGACGGACAGGAACGGGCCGCGGATCGACTCCTCGGCGAAGGCGCGGGTGAAGTTGTCGAAGCCGACGACGATCTGCCATCCGGGCTTGAGCTCGGTGCCGTCCTCGGCGGTGAACGCGCCGGTGCCGATGTCGGAGTACACCACGCCGGTGCGGGTATCGGTCATGGTGCCGGCGGCCTCGTCGTACACCAGCGTCGAGGTGTACACGTAGGCGATGGAGCCGTCCGGCGTACGCAGCGCGCCGTCGTTCGGGTCGTCGCTGAGCGGCACCGCCATCTCGGAGATGCGCTCCTGGTTGGCGACGATTTCGGCGAACTCGAGCGTGGTGTAGCCGTCGAGGGCGACGGCCTTGCCGCCGCGCATCTCGGCGTCGTCGACCTCCTCGAGGGGGCGGTCCTCACCGCCGATGAGGACCTCTCCGTCGGGATCGGTGACGAGGAAGGAGAGCTCGCCGAGCTGGTCGAGGATCGTCAGCTCGTACTCGGGCGAGTCGGGCACCCGCTCCTGAGCGGAGAGCATGAGCGCGTTGACGGCGCTCTCCTTGGTGCTGTTGTGACCGGTGCCGTAGTTCGTGAATGCGACGTACCCGGTGTACAGCGCGGCGAACACCTGGAACACGAACAGGAAGACGAGCCCCGGCATCAGGTACTTCGCGGGCAGCCGGCCTCGTCCGGAGTAGATCCAGACGGCGAGCAGCGCCGCCGCGACGACGAGCACCGCGGGCACCCACTGGTCCATGCGGATGAGCACCAGGGCGGCGTAGACCGCGAGCGCCAGGATGAGCCCGAGCACCACGATCTTCAGCAGGATGAGGCCCCAGCCGCCGCCGGCGGCCTCGGCGATGCGGGCGGCCCGGCGCTGTCGGGGTGTGGCGGGGGCGTCGGACCGGGCGTCCTGATCCTCGGTGATCGTCATCGGGTGTCCTCGTGGGCGTGCGCGGATTCGGGTGGTGGAGGGGCGGGGCGGCCGATGCCGCCCCGCCCCGTGCGCTCACTTGCTGATCGCGGCCTGCACGTCGGCGGCCATCTTCTCCCACAGGGCGACCGGGTCGCCGCCGGTGCCGTTGATGATCGCGGCCTCGGTCACGCCCCAGTACTGCCACACGGCGCCCATCTCGGGGATGCTGGGCATCGGGACGGCGTCCGCTCCGACGGCGCCGAATCCGGCGGTGAGGGGGTCGCTCTCGACGGCGGCCTCGAAGGCGGCGGTCAGCGCGGGGGCGCGTCCACCCACCTCGTAGAGGGCCGTCTGCACCTCTTCCGAGCCGATGTAGTTGAGGAGGAACTCGCTGGCGGCCAGCTTGTTCTTGCTCTCCGAGCTCAGGAAGAAGCCCTGCACACCGGCGAACGGCTGCGCCGGCTGACCGCCGGCGGACGGGATCGGGTCGACGACGACGTTCAGACCGGCCTCCGTCGCGGACGGAGCGTTCCACGGCCCGGTGAGGAAGAACGGCGCCTTGCCGGCGTTGAAGTTCTCCCTCGCGAGATCGCCGGTGATGTTCGTGTTCAGGATGCCGGCCTTGCCCTGTTCGCCGAGCCAGGTGGCGAACGCCTTGCCGCCGTCGTTGCCGATCTGCAGGTCCTCGGCGTTGTAGCTGCCGTCGGCCTTGGTGCCGAACACGGGAGCGCCGAAGGAGGTCTGGAAGGGGTACAGGTGGTACGGGTCGGCGGCCTCGGGGTCGAGACCGACCAGGAACGCGTACTCGGTGCCGGCGGCCTTGCCCTTGGCGATCATGTCGTCGTAGGAGGTGGGCGCCTCGGGCACGAGGTCGGCGTTGCGAAGCAGGCCGATGTTCTCGATCGCGTAGGGGACGCCGTACACCTGGCCGTCGTAGCTGAACGCGTCGACCGCGACCTTCTCGAACTCGCCGGCGCGGTCGCCGAGCTCGACCGGGGCGACGACGCCGTTGTCGACGAGCACGCCGAGCCAGTCGTGCGCGCCGACGGCCACGTCCGGACCCTTGCCGGTCGGGACCTGCTGGACGAACTGGTCGCGGATGTCGCCGAACTCCTTCTGGACGAGCTTGACCTCGACGCCGGTGTCGGCGGTGAAGTCCTTGGCGGCGTCCTTCAGGACGCCCGCGCGGTCTGCGTCGACCCAGACCGTGATCGCGCCCGCGTCGCCCTTGTCGTCCGCGTCGCCGCCGGTGGAGCCGGCACCGCAGCCGGTCAGCGCCAGGGCGGAGACGGACGCGATGGCGCCGAACACGAGGATGCTCCTCTTGGTCACCTTCATTGGTGTGTGCCTCTCTCGATGCGTGGGGGCCTGCCCGATATGCAAGCGCTTACAGTATGCCCTGCGACGCGGCATCCGCGCAACGCCCGCTTTCGGGCGTTATCGAGCTGAGATATGGCCTCTGGCGCACGTTCCTCGCGAACGCAGGTGCAAGCGCTTTCAAGACGGATGCCGGGCGGTTCGGGCTGCGCGACTGCGCCGCATCCGCTCCCCGACGGCGCCGCGCCCGCGCGTGCGGTCGCAGCGCTCGATACACTGCCTGTATGGCTGACAGCTCCTTCGACATCGTCTCCAAGGTCGACCGCCAGGAGGCGGACAACGCGCTCAACCAGGCCCGCAAGGAGGTCGAGCAGCGCTACGACTTCAAGGGCACCGGCGCATCCATCGCGTGGAGCGGCGAGCAGATCGTGATCACCGCCAACTCGGAGGAGCGGGCCAAGGCCGTGCTGGATGTCTTCCAGTCGAAGCTGATCAAGCGCGGCATCTCCCTGAAGAGCCTCGACTCCGGCGAGCCGGTCGCCAGCGGCAAGGAGTTCCGCATCGTCTCGAGCCTGAAGAACGGCATCTCGAGCGAGAACGCGAAGAAGATCGGCAAGATCATCCGCGACGAGGGTCCGAAGTCGGTGAAGTCGCAGATCCAGGGCGACGAGCTGCGCGTGCAGTCCAAGAGCCGCGACGACCTGCAGGAGGTCATCCGCCTCCTCAAGGCCGCCGACCTCGACATCGACCTGCAGTTCGTCAACTACCGCTGAACCCGCGCACCCCGGCCGGCGACCCACCGCTGCGCGCGGCACTTGACCGGGCGCCCCGCCGTCGGCGGGCTGATCCCGCGCCGCCGGAGCGGCCATAGCGCCGATATGCCGTTGTGATCTAGTGTGCTCACAAGGCCTCGTATCCCGAGGGCCTTGGGACGTTCCCTGGGGAGGGACGCTCGGATGGATGCCGCTGGGGAGGGTGTTCAGCATGGATGGGGATTGGTCGGGGTTGATCCCGCCGTCGAAACGGCTGCTGGCCGAAGAGGTGTTCCTGGAGATCGGCTCGGCGATCGTCGACGGCCGCATCCCGGCGGGCACCCGCCTGCGCGACGCCGACCTCGCGGCGCAGTACAACGTGTCGCGGACGCCGGTCCGGGAGGCGCTGCAGCGCCTGGAGCGGATCGGCCTGGTCGAGATGGCGCCGAGCCGGTTCACGCGCGTCACCGAGCCGACGCCCGAGGCCATCGACGACGCGCGCGAGTACGCCGGGTATCAGACCGGCATCGTCTGCGCGATGGCGGTGGGCCGGATGTCGGCCGCGGAGCGGGCGCACGCCCGGCGCATCATCGAGCGCATCCGCGCGGCAGGCGCCGACGCCGAAGCCTCGTCGAAGGCGCGATGGGAGCTGTTCGAGCATCTCGGGCGCTGTTCCGGCAACCGCATCCAGCGCGAGCTCACCGCGGAGTCGAGCATGGCCCTGCTGCGCCACCTGCGCCTGTGGCGTCCGACCGCCGAGCAACGGGCGATGGCCGAGGAGGGCCTCGACGCTCTCGAGGAGGCCATCCTCGACGGCGACGCCGCGGCGGCCGAGCAGGCGGCGCGCCTCATGTACGGCGTGCGCGGTGCGGAGGACGCGGCGAGCGAGGCATCCGACGCCGCGGACCCGGCGGAGCGCACCGGCTGAGCCGACGCGCGGGGCCGCCGGATCGGCTCAGGCCACCGGCATCCGCTCCGCCTCGGCCTGCGGCGCCTCCGTCGCCGGCGGGCGCACGTGGCGCGCGGCGTTCCATCCGGTGACCCAGCGCTCCAGCCGGAAGTACGCCTCGTTCCGCGCCTCCCGCCGGGAGAGGAACACGTCGTGCAGCGCACCGTCGATCCGCTCCACGGTGACGGACGACCCGAGTCTGAGCGCGGCGCGCGCGATGTCGTCGACGACGAGCACGCTGTCGGCGCGGGTGAGCTCCTCAGACCAGCGCGTCGGGATCGCCGTGCGCTCCGACAGCAGCACGCACACCGGCACACGGATGCCGAGGCCCGCGGAGACCCTCGCGTGCCCGGCGAGGATCGCATGCAGCCAGGCCGCGTGCACGGTCATCGTCAGCTCGGGGCGCCATTCGGGGTTGATGTCCATCGGGTCGTCCGGGTCGGCCACCTCGCGCTGCGCCCGCGTGTAGAAGCCGAGGTCGACCTGCGGCGCCGCGTCACGGGGCCAGAACCGTGCGCTCAGCTCGATCATCGGAGCGATCGCGGGGCGCGCGGCGCCGAGCTGGAACTCGAGCCACGGCGCGTTCAGGATCACCGCGGACGCGGCATCCGGATGCCGTGCCGCCCACAGACTGAGGATGAGCCCGCCCGTGGAATGACCGAAGAGCACGAGCCGGCGGGACGGGGCATCCGACATCGCGGCGAGCGCCGCGGCGATGTCCTCGTCGTAGGCGTCGAGGTTGGTGATGTAGCCGGGCGTCTGCCCGGGGCGCAGGCTGCGGCCGTACTTGCGCAGGTCGAGCGCGAAGAAGCGGGCGCCGCGCGAGGTCCAGAACCGGGCCAGCCGACGCTGGAAGAAGTAGTCCGACCAGCCGTGCACGTAGAGCACGTCGACATCGGCCAGGGGCCGCGTGTCCTGGCCGAAGCGCCACCACGGCACGGCATCCGGCAGCGCGCGGACGAGGGTCGCGACGACCGGCCCTTCCTCGTCGTCGCCGAGCGTCAGCGTCTGCTGCTCGAACCCGTCGCCGAGGACGTCCGCTACCCACTCCCCCATGACGCCACCCTACCCATCCCCTCCCGTCTGTTTGTGCCGTTCTGCTGCTTCAGCGGCGCTGAAGCAGCAGAACGGCACAAACAGACGCTGGGGGACGGCGAGGGGCGCCGGGGTCACTCGCCGCGGGAGATGCGGACCATCTCGTCGCGGGGGACGACCTTGATGCGGGCGCGGCCCTGCGGGGCGCCGAGGGAGATCTCGTGCTCGTCCAGGCGGTGCCAGCCCTCGAGGTCGGTCCACTGCACGCCGCGGGACGCCAGCAGCGCAGGGATCGCCTCCTCCGACGGGTCCTCCGGACGCCACCACGACCCCTGGTCGTTGATGACGTGCCGCACGGTCTCCATGGCATCCGACTTCGTGTGCCCGATGAGGCCGACCGGACCGCGCTTGATCCAGCCGGTCGCGTACACGCCGGGCACCGGCTGGTTCGACTTCGCCTCGAGCACCTGACCCTCGCGGTTCGGGATCACCCCGTGCTTCTTGTCGAAGGGCACGCCCGGCAGCGGCGAGCCGAAGTAGCCCACCGCGCGGTAGAGCGCCTGCATCGGCACCTCGCGGAACTCGCCGGTGCCGACCGCTCCTCCCTGCCCGTCCGGCCGGGTCCGCTCGTACACCAGGGCGGCGACGCGTCCGTTCTCGTCCGTCTTCACCTCGACCGGCTTGGCCCAGAAGTGGAAGTGCAGCCGCCGGGATGCCGTGCCGCCGGCGTTGTTGACCGAGTCGCGCTTGCGCCACGACTGCAGCACGCGGTCGATCACCATCACCTGCTTGTTGCTGGCCACGGCATCCTTCGACGCCTCGTCGTAGTCGAAGTCCTCGTCGTACACGACCATGTCCACGTCGCGCAGCTCGCCGAGCTCGCGCAGCTCCAGCGGGGTGAACTTCACCTGCGCCGGCCCGCGACGCCCGAAGACGTGCACGTCCTTCACCTTGCTCGCCTTGAGCCCCTGGTACACGTTGTCCGGCA
This window encodes:
- a CDS encoding sugar ABC transporter permease; this encodes MTTQTAAPSTGAIVTAEAGVRGEGREPRRPFRKYFRETGWRHIVGVLATVFALFPLLYVFSASLNPGGTLLTANSLFSRVSLESYLTLFQNETHPYGAWFVNTLVIGLVTAFFTVLLGALAAYCFSRMRFTGRRFSLTALLVVQMFPQMLAMVAIFLLMVTISDIFPAIGLNTQIGLIMVYLGGALGANTYLMYGFFNTVPASIDEAAKIDGAGHARIFFTIILRLVAPILAVVGLLSFIGTCSEFVLASVILVDPDKQTLAVGLYRFVSDEFSKNWSVFAAGAVLAAILPVALFLALQRYIVGGLTAGSVK
- a CDS encoding FAD-dependent oxidoreductase → MTKLRLAIVGAGPAGIYAADILLKAERKFDVSIDLFEQLPAPYGLVRYGVAPDHPRIKGIITALRDVLDRGDIRIFGNVRFGEDITLDDLKRHYNAVIFATGAIRDASLDIPGIDAIGSYGAADYVSWFDGHPDVPREWSLDAESVGVIGNGNVALDVSRMLAKHAEDLLVTEVPDNVYQGLKASKVKDVHVFGRRGPAQVKFTPLELRELGELRDVDMVVYDEDFDYDEASKDAVASNKQVMVIDRVLQSWRKRDSVNNAGGTASRRLHFHFWAKPVEVKTDENGRVAALVYERTRPDGQGGAVGTGEFREVPMQALYRAVGYFGSPLPGVPFDKKHGVIPNREGQVLEAKSNQPVPGVYATGWIKRGPVGLIGHTKSDAMETVRHVINDQGSWWRPEDPSEEAIPALLASRGVQWTDLEGWHRLDEHEISLGAPQGRARIKVVPRDEMVRISRGE
- a CDS encoding YajQ family cyclic di-GMP-binding protein translates to MADSSFDIVSKVDRQEADNALNQARKEVEQRYDFKGTGASIAWSGEQIVITANSEERAKAVLDVFQSKLIKRGISLKSLDSGEPVASGKEFRIVSSLKNGISSENAKKIGKIIRDEGPKSVKSQIQGDELRVQSKSRDDLQEVIRLLKAADLDIDLQFVNYR
- a CDS encoding sugar ABC transporter substrate-binding protein produces the protein MKVTKRSILVFGAIASVSALALTGCGAGSTGGDADDKGDAGAITVWVDADRAGVLKDAAKDFTADTGVEVKLVQKEFGDIRDQFVQQVPTGKGPDVAVGAHDWLGVLVDNGVVAPVELGDRAGEFEKVAVDAFSYDGQVYGVPYAIENIGLLRNADLVPEAPTSYDDMIAKGKAAGTEYAFLVGLDPEAADPYHLYPFQTSFGAPVFGTKADGSYNAEDLQIGNDGGKAFATWLGEQGKAGILNTNITGDLARENFNAGKAPFFLTGPWNAPSATEAGLNVVVDPIPSAGGQPAQPFAGVQGFFLSSESKNKLAASEFLLNYIGSEEVQTALYEVGGRAPALTAAFEAAVESDPLTAGFGAVGADAVPMPSIPEMGAVWQYWGVTEAAIINGTGGDPVALWEKMAADVQAAISK
- a CDS encoding ABC transporter permease subunit gives rise to the protein MTITEDQDARSDAPATPRQRRAARIAEAAGGGWGLILLKIVVLGLILALAVYAALVLIRMDQWVPAVLVVAAALLAVWIYSGRGRLPAKYLMPGLVFLFVFQVFAALYTGYVAFTNYGTGHNSTKESAVNALMLSAQERVPDSPEYELTILDQLGELSFLVTDPDGEVLIGGEDRPLEEVDDAEMRGGKAVALDGYTTLEFAEIVANQERISEMAVPLSDDPNDGALRTPDGSIAYVYTSTLVYDEAAGTMTDTRTGVVYSDIGTGAFTAEDGTELKPGWQIVVGFDNFTRAFAEESIRGPFLSVLVWTFAFALLSVLTCFALGLFLAIVFNDPRMKSKKYYRVLMILPYAFPGFLSALVWAGMMNQEFGFLNVVLFGGADIPWLTNEWLAKASIILVNLWLGFPYMFLICTGALQSIPEDVQEAARVDGASAWQVFRSIKLPLLLVAVAPLLISSFAFNFNNFSLIYMLTGGGPRDVTAGVNVGATDILITMVYKVAFVGSSADYGLASAFSIIIFILVATISVLAFRRTKALEDLN
- a CDS encoding GntR family transcriptional regulator, whose translation is MDGDWSGLIPPSKRLLAEEVFLEIGSAIVDGRIPAGTRLRDADLAAQYNVSRTPVREALQRLERIGLVEMAPSRFTRVTEPTPEAIDDAREYAGYQTGIVCAMAVGRMSAAERAHARRIIERIRAAGADAEASSKARWELFEHLGRCSGNRIQRELTAESSMALLRHLRLWRPTAEQRAMAEEGLDALEEAILDGDAAAAEQAARLMYGVRGAEDAASEASDAADPAERTG
- a CDS encoding alpha/beta hydrolase yields the protein MGEWVADVLGDGFEQQTLTLGDDEEGPVVATLVRALPDAVPWWRFGQDTRPLADVDVLYVHGWSDYFFQRRLARFWTSRGARFFALDLRKYGRSLRPGQTPGYITNLDAYDEDIAAALAAMSDAPSRRLVLFGHSTGGLILSLWAARHPDAASAVILNAPWLEFQLGAARPAIAPMIELSARFWPRDAAPQVDLGFYTRAQREVADPDDPMDINPEWRPELTMTVHAAWLHAILAGHARVSAGLGIRVPVCVLLSERTAIPTRWSEELTRADSVLVVDDIARAALRLGSSVTVERIDGALHDVFLSRREARNEAYFRLERWVTGWNAARHVRPPATEAPQAEAERMPVA